A part of Anaerolineae bacterium genomic DNA contains:
- a CDS encoding NADH-quinone oxidoreductase subunit B, with product MEVKLPPPPPLKTDPAQDKTGAVGVAVARLEDLVNWGRSYSIWPLLFGLACCAIEQISAGMSRFDIARFGSEVFRASPRQADLLIVSGRVSNKMVPVIKRLYDQMSEPKWVIAMGDCASCGGPFNNYAIIQGVDKILPVDVYVPGCPPRPEALFYALRMLQEKIKAQEKLGNREE from the coding sequence ATGGAAGTAAAACTCCCGCCCCCGCCGCCCCTTAAAACCGACCCGGCCCAAGATAAAACCGGCGCGGTGGGCGTGGCCGTGGCCCGGCTGGAAGACCTAGTCAACTGGGGCCGCTCTTATTCCATCTGGCCGCTGCTTTTTGGTTTGGCCTGCTGCGCCATCGAACAAATCAGCGCCGGAATGTCCCGCTTTGATATTGCCCGCTTTGGCTCCGAGGTGTTCCGGGCTTCGCCCCGCCAGGCCGATTTGTTGATCGTTTCCGGCCGGGTGTCCAATAAAATGGTCCCGGTCATCAAACGGCTGTACGACCAAATGTCGGAACCCAAGTGGGTGATTGCCATGGGCGATTGCGCTTCTTGCGGCGGCCCGTTTAATAATTATGCCATCATCCAGGGTGTTGATAAAATTTTGCCCGTTGACGTCTACGTGCCCGGTTGTCCCCCCCGCCCCGAAGCTCTCTTTTACGCCCTGAGAATGTTACAAGAAAAAATCAAGGCCCAAGAAAAATTGGGCAACCGCGAAGAATAG
- a CDS encoding NADH-quinone oxidoreductase subunit A yields MPGDYLPILIFVLVAAFIAAFALILPHYLGPHRPNKVKLDVIESGKLSYGSARRRVPIQYYMIAMLFILFDIEVLFFYPWAVLFWDLKWFGLVEMGIFAALLIIGYVYIWKKGALEWK; encoded by the coding sequence ATGCCCGGCGACTATTTGCCCATTCTAATCTTTGTGCTGGTGGCTGCCTTTATTGCCGCCTTTGCCTTGATTCTGCCCCACTATTTAGGCCCGCATCGGCCCAATAAGGTCAAGTTAGATGTCATTGAGTCGGGCAAGCTGAGTTATGGCAGCGCCCGCCGCCGCGTGCCCATTCAGTATTACATGATCGCCATGCTCTTTATTTTGTTCGACATCGAAGTGCTGTTCTTTTATCCCTGGGCGGTGCTGTTTTGGGATTTAAAATGGTTTGGTTTGGTTGAGATGGGCATTTTTGCCGCGTTGTTGATCATTGGCTACGTGTACATCTGGAAAAAGGGTGCCTTGGAATGGAAGTAA